The proteins below are encoded in one region of Paenibacillus sp. YYML68:
- a CDS encoding YafY family protein — protein sequence MAKESFDKEIQFLRMLALTSGAFNRQQFAERLGISVHTFDKTIRRLKDIVSSIHQQLPEERSKELSETIRYRYYDSTDPLLLFLYRAKSVKESESQRISLLLAAMHEQPSTVMELLDRCCGSLPPELPLPDEKTIRSDLKYLEQVGVIQREAGPRPYRYRIQDDLVRDLSQEELLDLYDYVDVMANTQVPSVQGYLLRDGLKKLLLRKGVEPQSLEAMLYKYHYHSRILDEAHLFTLLHAIRCGRKVRFLYFSPKSDRSYSSQNTNPLFEREPGGKAHTTLPLQIVYDHQYGRWYLLSHGREGIRKYRMEGMTQLEIDEDEAVDMAWLEQKRSKLADHIRFSWLVDTGRSVTVRARFYHPEGPEPSFIRERVLQQGQWGNIVQEDEVSFVFEITVNGTTEIKPWLRSFGSSCEVLEPVQLRDEFIAEWKELQSYYEFI from the coding sequence TTGGCTAAGGAAAGCTTCGATAAAGAAATTCAATTCCTGCGTATGCTAGCGCTGACGAGCGGTGCCTTCAATCGACAGCAGTTCGCAGAGCGTCTCGGCATCTCCGTCCATACCTTCGACAAGACGATCCGTCGGCTCAAGGACATCGTGAGCTCCATCCACCAGCAGCTGCCCGAGGAGCGTAGCAAGGAGCTATCCGAGACGATCCGCTATCGGTATTACGACTCCACCGACCCGCTCTTGCTGTTCCTGTATCGCGCGAAGTCTGTGAAGGAATCCGAGAGCCAGCGCATCTCGCTGCTGCTAGCGGCGATGCATGAACAGCCCTCGACGGTGATGGAGCTGCTCGACCGATGCTGCGGCAGTCTGCCTCCCGAGCTTCCTCTGCCTGATGAGAAGACGATCCGCTCGGATCTGAAGTACTTGGAGCAGGTCGGCGTCATTCAGCGGGAAGCGGGACCTCGCCCATATCGGTATCGCATCCAGGACGATCTGGTTCGAGACTTATCCCAGGAGGAACTGCTCGATCTGTATGACTATGTCGATGTAATGGCGAACACGCAGGTTCCTTCCGTACAAGGCTACCTGCTGCGCGACGGCCTGAAGAAGCTGCTGCTGCGCAAGGGAGTCGAGCCGCAGTCGCTGGAGGCTATGCTATATAAATATCATTATCATTCACGGATTCTCGATGAGGCTCATCTATTCACACTCCTCCATGCGATCCGCTGCGGCAGGAAGGTACGCTTCCTCTACTTCTCCCCGAAGTCCGACCGAAGCTACTCGTCCCAGAATACGAATCCATTGTTCGAGCGCGAGCCGGGGGGAAAAGCCCACACGACGCTTCCGCTTCAGATCGTGTACGATCATCAATATGGCCGATGGTACTTGCTGTCGCATGGTCGGGAGGGCATTCGGAAGTACCGCATGGAGGGCATGACGCAGCTCGAGATCGATGAGGATGAAGCGGTAGATATGGCGTGGCTGGAGCAGAAGCGGAGCAAGCTCGCTGACCATATCCGATTCAGCTGGCTGGTCGATACCGGACGATCGGTGACGGTGCGTGCCCGCTTCTATCATCCGGAAGGCCCAGAGCCGAGCTTCATCCGAGAACGCGTCCTGCAGCAGGGGCAATGGGGCAATATTGTACAGGAGGATGAGGTCTCGTTCGTATTCGAGATTACCGTGAACGGGACGACGGAGATCAAGCCGTGGCTGCGGAGCTTCGGATCGAGCTGCGAGGTGCTGGAGCCGGTGCAGCTACGCGACGAATTCATTGCGGAATGGAAGGAGCTGCAGTCGTACTATGAATTTATTTGA
- a CDS encoding WYL domain-containing protein, which translates to MNLFEKIFNYQILSRLGDSGTFMVTSHERAWLKTMLAHPAADEAFTTDTLAKLRSLLETDEVMDLSGHLTEKARSQEKQVYHPLLRSLRRHLMNNTGIRITYETKSGRVNSEHAGLPYKLEYSMVKREWYLLWYRMDGDDQHSSRQRPAHAFMSTRLSMIRTVTPESIEPSKAERVRQEIEQLLHSQRSEAVIEIVRAYNAELSRILYAFSSFEKTVEYEEETDLYRVRVVMQESEREYLLSKLRFLGMRVRVVEGDFLKRRMLETSGKALERYGVVKEEAELSS; encoded by the coding sequence ATGAATTTATTTGAGAAAATATTCAACTACCAGATCCTCTCCCGGCTGGGCGACTCCGGCACCTTCATGGTCACCTCTCACGAGCGGGCGTGGCTGAAGACGATGCTCGCGCATCCCGCGGCGGACGAGGCGTTCACGACGGATACGCTAGCGAAGCTGCGCTCGCTGCTCGAGACGGATGAGGTCATGGACCTGTCCGGTCACTTGACGGAGAAAGCCCGCTCGCAGGAGAAGCAGGTGTACCACCCGCTCCTGCGCTCATTGCGCAGGCACTTGATGAATAACACAGGCATCCGTATCACATACGAAACGAAGAGCGGACGAGTGAACAGCGAGCATGCGGGCTTGCCGTATAAGCTGGAGTATTCGATGGTGAAGCGGGAGTGGTACCTGCTGTGGTATCGCATGGATGGCGATGATCAGCACTCGAGTCGTCAGCGTCCTGCGCACGCCTTCATGAGCACCAGGCTAAGTATGATTCGTACGGTCACGCCTGAATCGATTGAGCCCTCTAAGGCCGAGCGTGTGAGGCAGGAGATCGAACAGCTGCTGCACTCGCAGCGAAGCGAGGCGGTCATTGAGATTGTTCGCGCTTATAACGCGGAGCTGTCGCGCATCCTGTACGCCTTCTCGAGCTTTGAGAAGACGGTGGAATACGAGGAGGAGACGGACCTGTATCGCGTCCGCGTCGTTATGCAGGAGAGTGAGCGGGAGTATCTGCTGTCCAAGCTTCGTTTTCTTGGGATGAGGGTGCGGGTGGTCGAAGGTGACTTCTTGAAGCGGCGCATGCTGGAGACGTCGGGGAAGGCACTGGAGCGATATGGGGTGGTGAAGGAGGAGGCGGAGTTGTCCTCGTAG
- a CDS encoding MDR family MFS transporter — protein MIDLTSLKRGPIMVALIVGMFVAALNETLMGNAFPALMEAFGASATKVQWLTTAYLLVVGVLVPVTAVLQQWFTTRQMFLTAMSLFFVGTLISAVSPVFGLLLAGRILQAAGTGMLLPLIMNIIMTIYPPDKRGGAMGMLGLVVMFAPAIGPTLSGLIVDALSWRWLFYLVLPLALLSIVVGAAVLRNVSEVTRPRVDILSILMSTIGFGGIVYGFSSAGEKGWAEPFVIWMIVAGGVALVLFIWRQLVLEEPVMDMRAFRYPTFALASVLMFVLLMTFFSSAIMLPMFMQGVLMMTAFKSGLVLLPGGILNGLMAPISGKLFDQFGPRVLVIPGLTLAVISLWLFTRFGETTSTGLLIAAHITLMVGIALVMMPIQTAGLNELPRHLHPHGTAILNTLQQVSGAIGIALYISIMSRGQKQYLSTVSDPQSAIEMTKALAAGINDAFWFGVIAASVALFLGLFLRKGKAPEQEQALGYEATQREIL, from the coding sequence ATGATCGATTTAACCAGCTTAAAACGCGGCCCCATTATGGTCGCACTCATCGTCGGCATGTTTGTTGCCGCTTTGAACGAAACGTTAATGGGAAATGCCTTCCCTGCATTAATGGAAGCCTTCGGCGCATCTGCCACGAAGGTTCAGTGGCTCACAACCGCCTATTTACTTGTCGTTGGCGTGCTTGTTCCCGTGACGGCTGTCTTACAGCAATGGTTCACGACCCGGCAAATGTTTCTGACAGCTATGAGTCTGTTTTTCGTCGGCACGCTTATTTCAGCGGTATCGCCGGTATTCGGGCTGCTGCTAGCAGGACGGATTCTACAAGCGGCTGGCACCGGGATGCTGCTTCCGCTCATCATGAACATTATTATGACCATCTACCCGCCAGACAAAAGGGGAGGTGCAATGGGGATGCTAGGCCTCGTTGTCATGTTCGCGCCGGCGATCGGTCCTACGCTGTCAGGCTTGATTGTGGATGCGCTGTCCTGGCGCTGGTTGTTCTATCTCGTACTGCCCCTTGCCCTGCTCTCCATTGTGGTAGGGGCCGCTGTTCTGAGGAACGTGTCGGAAGTAACCAGACCGCGAGTAGACATTCTGTCCATCCTTATGTCAACTATCGGCTTTGGCGGAATCGTCTATGGCTTCAGCAGTGCTGGGGAGAAGGGCTGGGCGGAGCCGTTCGTCATCTGGATGATCGTCGCAGGTGGTGTTGCTCTCGTGTTATTTATATGGCGGCAGTTGGTGCTTGAGGAGCCTGTCATGGATATGCGCGCGTTCCGCTATCCCACCTTTGCACTCGCATCCGTATTGATGTTCGTACTGCTGATGACGTTCTTCTCATCGGCGATCATGCTTCCGATGTTTATGCAGGGTGTGCTGATGATGACAGCCTTCAAGTCAGGCTTGGTGCTGCTGCCTGGAGGAATCTTGAACGGACTTATGGCTCCCATTTCAGGCAAGCTCTTTGATCAATTCGGACCTCGCGTGCTAGTCATCCCCGGTCTGACCCTAGCTGTCATCTCCTTGTGGCTATTTACCCGATTCGGCGAAACGACCTCGACCGGCCTTCTCATTGCGGCGCACATCACACTCATGGTAGGTATCGCACTTGTGATGATGCCTATACAGACCGCAGGGCTTAACGAGCTGCCTCGTCATCTGCATCCACACGGGACAGCGATCTTGAATACATTGCAGCAAGTATCTGGCGCAATCGGAATTGCCCTCTATATTAGTATAATGTCACGCGGGCAGAAGCAATACTTGAGTACAGTGAGTGATCCACAATCGGCGATCGAAATGACAAAGGCTCTGGCCGCCGGCATTAACGATGCGTTCTGGTTCGG
- a CDS encoding Rrf2 family transcriptional regulator, whose translation MQFSKSTDYALHALIHLGLSQRCHNVGIKELSGALGVSESYLSKIMSKLRQDGLVRAVPGVNGGYELARPADEISFLDVIQVIEGRQQLFECSNSSSQQHQLLAGQAAEPQEQKRSDKKDCLVEKVMFGAEQQLHQYLREHTLQSVLDETFKRCSRETDREAEDSETDKK comes from the coding sequence GTGCAGTTCTCCAAAAGCACCGATTACGCTCTGCACGCATTAATTCATTTAGGACTTTCACAGCGCTGCCACAATGTCGGGATCAAGGAATTGTCCGGAGCGCTTGGTGTATCCGAAAGCTATTTGTCCAAAATCATGTCTAAGCTCAGACAGGACGGACTTGTGCGTGCTGTGCCAGGAGTGAATGGCGGCTATGAGCTTGCCAGACCCGCTGACGAGATTTCGTTTCTGGATGTGATTCAAGTGATTGAAGGAAGACAACAGCTGTTCGAATGCTCGAATTCGAGCTCGCAGCAGCATCAGCTATTGGCCGGTCAGGCAGCTGAGCCGCAAGAACAGAAGCGTTCGGACAAGAAGGATTGTCTCGTTGAGAAGGTCATGTTCGGTGCGGAGCAGCAGCTGCATCAATATTTACGAGAGCACACGCTCCAGTCTGTACTGGATGAGACCTTCAAGCGCTGCAGTCGTGAGACAGACCGTGAGGCAGAAGACAGTGAGACAGACAAGAAGTAA